A genomic window from Nicotiana sylvestris chromosome 11, ASM39365v2, whole genome shotgun sequence includes:
- the LOC138881468 gene encoding uncharacterized protein, translated as MKKNKALKHSPKKDLESDVPSFDLGVLSPHSPQKQGKSAHAIVAMKYSVSLSQIRAEARTKQRHDFDVGESSRPIKQADRKRKGIVLDDDFVEDVPISKPGKKVKVAPSSKTPKKKKNSKNKKPSVKTPKNVRNHSLVEIFVEMLMDIFLHLIMLIMGCLDSRHYVTLAFLAKLKRLCPNGLKLFKKTCFGYLLSFPNLCMQNQAIHLLMKYELKSSDASYFIAELKGERLKFGLREFAVITGLGCHTEVTDFGYTPSYVSKIMSSYFPNKIKVEKTYLKHIVITKSWINDEDAVKLCILYLIEYFICPSERYHIGLVDHFRFYLVESGQYESFPWGVQSYRQLIESVRHRLNPFVHSYLIQGFPLAMKVWLYKCCSSVNIDIATKISNSTPRILNWSAAKGQIWLAAIEDKMIKPEWMKFTNINESPEELSVMSLPDKVDEKLENFRKDVFEELGSLRDLIKDSVKTVLHVINNLNDQVDAKFDVSSTKNTDQPKDKNNQQFQFNSGETMQVSPSKIEHVECAHGEENHPAHIDLYTHFEGVVDEENEEREDMHAQSLIHGVTVAAQTEQQNLKDDNVGKEAEYVNVGDSEESGDPELLDQFHKWLYNGTDTGPKRRKAPYSIKDNQFKPWLDLGVEKVDKKEWFFSLAHPGQVLNDSHINIIMYYLRKRGKYGLHNNTRFTTTDCVFKTRIDQIYEKFKNSPQEKKFSVVKPQDVVAEYILGYRLLANVAWDEVDYVIMPVNIVEKFHWVLVVFDIAERCFYAYDSMVSSHNHSIVESCVDKFSIIIPLYLSCTGFYGKRKDINFKNTKAYIEKHVTDPLNIRWIVGEIPQQKEESLDCGVFLLPLQSVRYGALLWDYARKKQEIGAVSDSEVTGKLAKRKGAPALNEKTRVQRKKK; from the exons atgaagaagaacaaagCTTTAAAACACAGCCCTAAAAAAGATCTAGAATCAGATGTACCTTCTTTCGATTTGGGTGTATTATCACCACATTCACCCCAAAAGCAAGGGAAATCTGCACATGCAATTGTAGCTATGAAGTATAGTGTTTCTCTGAGTCAAATCAGGGCTGAAGCTAGAACTAAACAAAGACATGAtttcgatgttggagaatcttcGAGGCCAATCAAACAAGCGGATAGGAAACGAAAAGGGATAGTTCTAGATGATGATTTTGTAGAAGATGTGCCTATCAGTAAACCTggaaagaaagttaaggtggctCCCAGTTCAAAAActcccaaaaagaagaaaaattcaaaaaacaaaaaacctAGTGTTAAAACTCCTAAAAATGTTCGAAATCACTCATTGGTGGAG ATTTTTGTAGAAATGTT AATGGACATTTTTTTGCATCTCATAATGTTGATTATGGGATGCTTAGATTCCAGACATTATGTGACCTTAGCATTCCTAGCCAAATTAAAGCGCTTGTGTCCAAATGGTTTGAAGTTGTTCAAGAAGACATGCTTTGGTTATTTACTGTCATTTCCcaatttatgcatgcaaaatcaagctaTTCATCTTCTTATGAAGTATGAATTGAAATCATCCGATGCTTCCTATTTTATAGCTGAGTTAAAAGGTGAGAGGTTAAAGTTTGGATTGAGAGAGTTTGCAGTAATAACTGGTCTTGGATGTCATACTGAGGTGACAGACTTTGGTTACACTCCTAGTTATGTCAGTAAGATAATGAGCAGTTACTTTCCAAACAAGATAAAAGTGGAGAAGACATACCTAAAACATATAGTAATCACCAAAAGCTGGATCAATGATGAGGATGCAGTCAAGTTATGTATTCTATATCTCATAGAATACTTCATTTGTCCTTCAGAGAGATACCATATTGGGTTGGTAGATCATTTTAGGTTTTATTTGGTTGAATCCGGTCAGTACGAGTCATTTCCATGGGGTGTTCAGTCTTACAGACAGTTGATTGAATCTGTTAGGCACAGGCTAAATCCTTTCGTTCATTCTTATCTCATTCAAGGATTCCCACTAGCCATGAAAGTATGGTTGTATAAGTGTTGCTCCTCCGTCAACATTGATATAGCTACAAAGATTTCTAATTCAACCCCTCGCATACTAAACTGGTCAGCTGCTAAGGGTCAGATTTGGTTAGCTGCAATTGAAGACAAAATGATCAAGCCTGAATGGATGAAG TTCACCAACATAAATGAATCACCTGAAGAGCTTTCAGTGATGTCTTTGCCTGATAAA GTCGATGAAAAGCTTGAAAATTTTAGGAAAGATGTATTTGAAGAACTAGGTAGCCTTCGAGACCTAATAAAGGATTCAGTCAAGACTGTTTTGCATGTGATAAACAATCTAAATGATCAAGTTGATGCAAAG TTTGATGTGAGTTCAACAAAAAATACTGACCAACCAAAAGACAAGAACAATCAACAATTTCAGTTCAATAGTGGTGAAACAATGCAGGTCAGCCCCAGCAAAATAG aACATGTTGAATGTGCACATGGTGAAGAAAATCATCCAGCACATATTGATTTATATACACATTTTGAAGGGGTTGTTGATGAAGAGAATGAAG AGAGGGAAGATATGCATGCACAATCTCTAATTCACGGAGTGACAGTAGCAGCTCAAACAGAACAGCAGAATCTGAAGGATGACAATGTAGGTAAAGAGGCAGAGTATGTGAATGTAGGTGATTCAGAAGAATCCGGAG ACCCTGAGTTGTTGGATCAATTCCACAAGTGGTTATACAACGGTACCGACACAGGTCCAAAGAG GAGGAAGGCTCCGTATTCTATAAAGGACAACCAATTTAAGCCATGGTTGGATCTTGGAGTTGAAAAGGTTGACAAGAAGGAGTGGTTCTTTTCCCTTGCACACCCAGGACAAGTCCTTAATGACTCG CACATTAATATTATAATGTATTACTTGAGAAAAAGAGGCAAGTATGGCCTCCACAACAACACCAGATTTACTACAACAGATTGTGTGTTCAAGACTAGGATTGATCAGATTTATGAAAAGTTCAAAAATTCTCCTCAAGAAAAGAAGTTTTCTGTTGTCAAACCCCAGGATGTTGTAGCAGAATATATATTGGGGTATAGACTACTCGCAAATGTCGCATGGGATGAAGTTGATTATGTCATCATGCCCGTCAATATTGTAGAAAAATTCCATTGGGTGTTGGTTGTTTTTGACATTGCAGAAAGGTGTTTTTATGCGTATGATTCTATGGTCTCTTCACACAATCACTCTATTGTTGAATCTTGTGTCGACAAGTTTTCTATTATTATCCCTTTGTATTTGTCATGCACCGGGTTTTATGGGAAGCGTAAAgacatcaacttcaagaatacAAAAGCATACATTGAGAAACATGTTACCGACCCTCTTAACATTCGGTGGATCGTCGGAGAGATACCACAGCAAAAAGAAGAATCACT TGATTGTGGTGTATTCTTGCTGCCTTTGCAGAGTGT ACGCTATGGAGCGCTACTTTGGGACTATGCTAGAAAGAAGCAGGAGATTGGGGCAGTTAGTGATAGTGAGGTGACAGGCAAATTGGCAAAGAGGAAAGGTGCACCAGCTTTGAATGAGAAAACAAGAGTTCAGAGGAAGAAGAAGTAG
- the LOC138881469 gene encoding uncharacterized protein, with protein sequence MSKIEEINLRVKAYLYDIGYHRWSRVHATVNRTWTMTSHITKSLNAVTKYARELPIVELLEYMRTLLELWMREKLLKAKGTFTYLGYKLNKELDDHRTLSHKLKLDELPCPHALAALRQRDESFEEYCSPYYTRANLLRTYEIPVNLLPDESKWNVPQHITEEIVNPPKRGKRQPGRPQKERYKIYDEINSKKYKLVLDNRF encoded by the exons atgtcaAAGATTGAGGAGATTAACCTCCGTGTTAAAGCATACTTATACGATATTGGATATCATAGATGGTCTCGAGTACATGCTACGGTGAACAGAACTTGGACTATGACATCACACATTACAAAGTCGTTGAATGCTGTAACAAAATATGCAAGAGAGCTGCCAATAGTAGAACTATTAGAGTATATGAGGACCCTTCTTGAACTTTGGATGAGAGAAAAATTATTGAAAGCAAAGGGTACATTCACATACCTTGGATACAAATTGAACAAAGAGTTAGATGACCACAGAACATTGTCGCACAAACTTAAA CTTGATGAACTACCTTGTCCACATGCTTTGGCTGCTTTAAGACAAAGGGATGAGTCTTTTGAAGAATATTGTTCTCCTTATTACACAAGGGCAAACCTCTTGCGTACGTATGAAATACCAGTAAATCTGCTGCCTGATGAGAGCAAATGGAATGTGCCACAACATATAACTGAAGAAATAGTAAATCCACCTAAAAGAGGGAAAAGACAGCCAGGAAGACctcaaaaagaaagatacaaaatatatgatgaaataaattcAAAGAAGTACAAG TTAGTTCTGGATAACAGATTTTGA
- the LOC138881470 gene encoding uncharacterized protein: MELSITNENTTAGSSGILKLLVMPTSSVIEEYESIIITDSTPSSIEVGQVYQDKETIATAMKHYSIMHKFQFRVKRSSARRIVVEFYWLICVGENCTWHFKATSINDSAMFKVRNFDNQHTCSLMDNTFIQRKPTAMVVGSMVIPKYSDPKTIYTPKDIQFDMLSEHGVNLTYMQAWRAKEKALQFLRGHPADSYNKLPSYLYILEKTYPGSVVKLKKTDDDCFLYVFVAICTSISGWEYCRPVVLVDGTFLKSAYMGIMLTTSTMDATGTILPLAYVVVDSENDTSWKWFFEQFKLAYGERPNMCVVSDRNESILKATSIVYPGIPHYSCMWHIWTNIRAKFKKGHLKLSELYFATARPYTLD; encoded by the exons atggaattgagtATCACAAATGAGAACACAACTGCAG gttCGTCTGGAATACTAAAGTTACTTGTTATGCCAACATCTTCCGTTATAGAGGaatatgaaagtataataataacaGATAGTACACCAAGTTCTATTGAAGTAGGACAAGTATACCAAGACAAGGAAACAATTGCAACTGCAATGAAACACTATTCTATCATGCACAAGTTCCAATTCAGGGTTAAAAGATCTAGTGCTAGAAG AATTGTAGTTgaatt ctACTGGCTGATATGTGTTGGTGAAAACTGTACATGGCACTTCAAGGCAACTAGCATaaatgattctgcaatgttcaagGTCAGAAATTTCGATAACCAACACACATGCTCTTTAATGGACAATACATTCATACAACGCAAACCTACTGCCATGGTAGTTGGTAGCATGGTTATTCCAAAATATTCTGATCCTAAGACAATTTACACcccaaaagacattcaatttgaCATGTTGTCTGAACACGGCGTGAATCTAACCTACATGCAAgcctggagagcaaaggaaaaggctttacagtttttgagaggtCATCCTGCTGACTCCTACAACAAATTGCCTAGTTATTTGTATATTCTAGAGAAGACTTATCCGGGGTCTGTAGTTAAATTAAAGAAGACAGACGATGACTGCTTCTTGTATGTATTTGTTGCGATTTGTACGTCAATCAGTGGTTGGGAATATTGTAGGCCAGTTGTATTAGTTGATGGGACCTTTTTAAAGTCAGCATACATGGGAATAATGCTAACAACCAGTACAATGGATGCAACAG GTACCATATTACCATTGGCATATGTTGTTGTTGATTCAGAGAATGACACATCATGGAAGTGGTTTTTTGAGCAATTCAAGCTCGCATATGGTGAAAGACCAAATATGTGTGTTGTTTCGGATCGGAATGAGAGTATCTTGAAGGCAACATCTATTGTTTATCCCGGCATACCACATTATtcttgcatgtggcatatttggacaaatatacGGGCAAAGTTCAAGAAGGGACATCTTAAGCTAAGTGAATTATACTTTGCCACGGCGCGGCCATACACACTTGATtaa